A region from the Sphingomonas flavescens genome encodes:
- a CDS encoding TonB-dependent receptor domain-containing protein has translation MTNRNLLAATALQTGAFIFFASATPSFAQTTTTTCPLPGSTAPSTTVDPNCVPADTSPAAVAANTDTQIVVTGSRIRRPNLDSSVPITSVAVQDLTSRGEVSLGDALNDLPSLRSTFSQANSTGSIGTAGLSILDLRGLGTNRTLVLVNGRRTVSAQPGNFNVDVNTIPVDLLDRVDVVTGGNSAVYGSDAVAGVVNFILKRDYEGVKVRGQIGTSTYNDRDNKFASIVAGHNFLDGKLNLTGAFEYAKSDAVYYSDRPYLGAYTGVPGFYTSQITTAPNRNFDGIPNTSFWSVNGGNTPGITFGNISTGGYVLNTCPTSASAAVRALVCTGAQSPTGGNIVSNYAFNPDGTLSRDVPYFDNRPIGGGVFGGLSATGVEDAMLLPGLERFVGNVFLNGNISPAFKPFVEASYVRVNATQQSTQPTFVASNLSPVFSLNNPFLSSQARALISQFPATVSAASCQARTGTSQCFTMQRFNNDLGTRAEDHKRTTYRVVVGARGELSSSGNLNYEASLNYGHTRTYYETGGNVLIANFNRASDARLNSAGQIVCGVNADASTTNDDPSCVPLNLFGYGASSQAARDYVLYTSSRVQKATQLDGVAFISGDSSGFFRLPGGPIGFSLGYEHREEKASSVYDDVTASGATFLNAFQPFLPPKLVTNEGFGEVRLPILADLPGIKELTVEGAARYSKYRGIKGVWAYNAGATYSPFSGLKLRAGYARSVRTPTLSDAYAAETQTFANGLTDPCDQPGGTNASNNISSNPNRAANCAAAGVPTTVTYVNNSGATVTVPFTNVPGSGVLGINRGNPDLVPEKGDSLTIGGVVQPSFMPGFALTVDYYRIKVRNVISGLSGQQIINRCYDDPTGINNEFCAAIARQTSTNPLINGTFAGQTTRDLPNLNRFSFPSTGNAFINQPYNFAALIRRGVDFDASYSRRLWGNVRFSGRAIVSVLLQSENFSYLTQPDRSDKIDQTFGDPRWGASWNANLDFGNVDFTYSGNYVGRQSILSWETQFSHQGRGPTNPDARPIKWYPSQITHSARVNWDVLTKLRLYAGVDNIANKRPPYDLTGVEGGSPFNPTGRFFYGGAELKFR, from the coding sequence CCCGCGGCAGTCGCTGCCAACACGGACACGCAGATCGTCGTGACTGGTTCGCGCATCCGCCGTCCGAATCTCGATTCGTCGGTTCCGATCACCAGCGTCGCAGTGCAGGACCTGACCAGCCGCGGCGAAGTCTCGCTCGGTGACGCGCTCAATGACCTGCCTTCGCTCCGCTCGACATTCAGCCAGGCCAACTCAACCGGCTCGATCGGCACCGCCGGTCTCAGCATCCTCGACCTTCGCGGCCTTGGCACGAACCGGACGCTCGTGCTGGTCAACGGCCGCCGCACGGTCTCCGCGCAGCCGGGCAACTTCAACGTCGACGTGAACACGATCCCCGTCGACCTGCTCGACCGCGTTGACGTGGTCACCGGCGGCAACTCGGCCGTCTACGGCTCGGACGCCGTCGCCGGCGTCGTCAACTTCATCCTCAAGCGCGACTACGAAGGCGTGAAGGTTCGCGGCCAGATCGGCACGAGCACCTACAACGATCGCGACAACAAGTTCGCCAGCATTGTTGCGGGCCACAATTTCCTCGACGGCAAGCTCAACCTGACCGGCGCATTCGAATATGCGAAATCGGACGCCGTCTATTATTCCGATCGGCCCTACCTCGGCGCATATACCGGTGTCCCCGGGTTCTACACCAGCCAGATCACGACCGCGCCGAACCGCAACTTCGACGGTATCCCGAACACATCGTTCTGGAGCGTGAACGGCGGAAACACGCCGGGCATCACCTTCGGCAACATCTCGACCGGCGGCTATGTGCTCAACACCTGTCCGACCTCGGCAAGCGCCGCAGTTCGCGCGCTGGTCTGCACGGGTGCGCAGTCGCCTACCGGCGGCAACATCGTTTCCAACTACGCGTTCAACCCGGACGGGACGCTGTCGCGTGACGTGCCCTACTTCGACAACCGTCCGATTGGCGGCGGCGTGTTCGGCGGCCTCAGCGCAACCGGCGTTGAAGACGCGATGCTGCTTCCAGGCCTGGAGCGCTTTGTCGGCAACGTCTTCCTCAACGGAAATATCTCGCCGGCATTCAAGCCGTTCGTCGAGGCCAGCTATGTACGCGTCAATGCGACGCAGCAGAGCACGCAGCCGACCTTCGTCGCGTCGAACCTCAGCCCGGTATTCAGTCTCAACAACCCGTTCCTGTCCTCACAGGCTCGGGCGCTGATCAGCCAGTTCCCGGCCACCGTTTCGGCCGCCAGCTGCCAAGCGCGCACCGGTACCAGCCAGTGCTTCACCATGCAGCGTTTTAACAACGACCTCGGCACCCGCGCCGAAGACCACAAGCGAACGACGTATCGCGTCGTGGTCGGCGCCCGCGGCGAATTGTCGAGCAGCGGAAACCTCAACTACGAAGCGTCGCTGAACTACGGCCACACGCGGACCTATTATGAGACGGGCGGCAACGTTCTGATCGCCAACTTCAACCGCGCCTCGGACGCGCGTTTGAACTCGGCTGGCCAGATCGTCTGCGGCGTCAATGCCGACGCCAGCACGACGAACGATGACCCGTCCTGCGTTCCGCTGAACCTGTTCGGCTATGGCGCGTCGTCGCAGGCAGCTCGCGATTACGTCCTTTACACCTCGTCGCGCGTGCAAAAGGCCACGCAGCTTGACGGCGTCGCGTTCATCTCTGGTGACTCGTCGGGCTTCTTCCGCCTTCCGGGCGGACCGATCGGCTTCTCGCTGGGCTATGAGCACCGCGAGGAGAAGGCGAGCTCGGTGTATGACGACGTTACCGCGAGCGGCGCGACGTTCCTCAACGCGTTCCAGCCGTTCCTACCCCCCAAGCTGGTCACCAACGAAGGTTTCGGCGAAGTTCGCCTGCCCATCCTGGCGGACCTGCCGGGGATCAAGGAGCTGACTGTCGAGGGTGCGGCGCGTTATTCCAAGTATCGCGGCATCAAGGGCGTTTGGGCTTATAATGCTGGTGCGACCTACTCGCCGTTCAGTGGCCTGAAACTCCGCGCTGGCTATGCTCGTTCGGTCCGGACGCCGACTCTCTCGGACGCATATGCGGCTGAAACGCAGACGTTCGCCAACGGCCTGACGGATCCTTGCGATCAGCCCGGCGGCACCAACGCGAGCAACAACATCAGCTCGAACCCGAACCGCGCCGCGAACTGCGCCGCGGCAGGTGTCCCGACCACTGTCACGTACGTCAACAACAGCGGTGCAACGGTCACGGTGCCCTTCACCAACGTTCCTGGATCGGGCGTGTTGGGCATCAACCGGGGTAATCCTGACCTGGTGCCGGAAAAGGGCGACAGCCTGACGATTGGCGGCGTCGTGCAGCCTAGCTTCATGCCTGGGTTCGCGCTGACCGTTGACTATTACCGCATCAAGGTGCGGAACGTGATCTCCGGCCTTAGCGGCCAGCAGATCATCAACCGTTGCTATGATGATCCGACGGGCATCAATAACGAATTCTGCGCCGCGATCGCTCGTCAGACCAGCACCAACCCGCTGATCAACGGCACCTTTGCCGGCCAGACGACGCGCGACCTGCCGAACCTCAACCGCTTCTCGTTCCCGTCCACCGGCAATGCGTTCATCAACCAGCCGTATAACTTCGCGGCGCTGATCCGTCGGGGTGTCGACTTCGACGCCAGCTATTCGCGTCGCCTGTGGGGCAATGTTCGCTTCTCGGGACGCGCAATCGTCAGCGTGCTGCTGCAGAGCGAGAACTTCAGCTACCTCACGCAGCCTGACCGTTCGGACAAGATCGACCAGACGTTCGGCGATCCGCGGTGGGGCGCTTCTTGGAACGCGAACCTGGACTTCGGCAACGTCGACTTCACGTACAGTGGCAACTACGTTGGCCGTCAGTCGATCCTGAGCTGGGAAACCCAGTTCAGCCACCAGGGACGTGGCCCGACGAACCCCGACGCACGGCCGATCAAATGGTATCCGTCGCAGATCACGCACAGCGCGCGCGTGAATTGGGACGTGCTGACCAAGCTGCGGCTGTATGCGGGCGTCGACAACATCGCCAACAAGCGGCCGCCGTACGACCTGACCGGCGTCGAAGGCGGCAGCCCGTTCAATCCCACGGGTCGCTTCTTCTACGGCGGTGCGGAGTTGAAATTCCGCTAA